The Pochonia chlamydosporia 170 chromosome 1, whole genome shotgun sequence genome window below encodes:
- a CDS encoding carboxylesterase, type B (similar to Metarhizium robertsii ARSEF 23 XP_007824264.2), protein MLFLLLSFVALVAGQGSKHPVVLLSYAKYNGYYNASTGLNYFRSIPYALPPVNKRRWHKPQPIELDTSIRGRTFPATKVGPACYQSSPKFLNGGLDLGTIEQSEDCLILDVIVPAEPVSTALPVLVQIHGGGYALGSAQSIPGDDLVQKSQGKIIYVSIQYRLGMFGFLAGSQIEANGVANAGLYDQREALEWIQRNIAHFGGDPSKVTIWGGSAGGGSVTYQLIAGGAFDSPPFSGAIAEYPWWQPLMNSSSRQLQYESILGLTNCTTLDCLRSLPSAQLQQANSNSMNTTYPSPGYGYGVFNYGPVVDGRFIRKLPDLEFKQGNFYSVPTIVDHDAYEGVMFTNSSQTSQIGETKDAQYLFPNAGPSFFSRLYQIYPASKFNSTFFRRQTWFGDFIINCPTYYMASAMSDHNYNSSAVFKLIFAAGSQLHGATAAFLTPTTGALGQGNNQTITDVMSRYWISFVVTGDPNPLRSRHAPFWPSYGSSGAGNKSEGESVGFDVLSITYKTIGAEKDPDAGPQCDFFSSRGHQLSN, encoded by the exons ATGTTGTTCCTTCTCTTGTCTTTCGTGGCGTTGGTAGCTGGGCAGGGGTCCAAGCATCCCGTTGTATTGTTGTCATATGCCAAGTATAACGGATACTACAACGCGTCAACAGGACTCAACTATTTCCGTAGCATTCCATATGCACTACCACCAGTCAATAAACGCCGTTGGCACAAGCCCCAGCCAATTGAGCTTGATACGAGCATCAGGGGACGCACCTTTCCAGCTACCAAAGTTGGTCCTGCCTGCTATCAAAGCTCGCCTAAATTTCTAAATGGAGGACTTGATCTCGGTACCATTGAACAGTCTGAAGACTGTTTAATCCTTGATGTCATTGTTCCAGCGGAACCAGTTTCCACCGCGCTGCCTGTCCTGGTGCAGATTCATGGAGGTGGCTACGCACTTGGATCTGCTCAATCAATTCCAGGAGATGACTTGGTACAGAAATCTCAAG GCAAGATTATTTACGTTTCAATTCAATACCGACTCGGCATGTTTGGATTTCTGGCCGGCAGTCAGATTGAAGCAAACGGCGTTGCAAATGCCGGCTTATACGATCAGCGAGAAGCCTTGGAATGGATTCAACGAAACATTGCTCACTTCGGTGGCGATCCTTCCAAGGTCACAATCTGGGGAGGTTCTgcgggcggcggcagcgtTACATACCAATTGATTGCGGGAGGCGCTTTTGATAGTCCTCCATTCAGCGGAGCCATCGCCGAGTATCCTTGGTGGCAGCCGCTTATGAATTCAAGCTCACGGCAGTTACAATATGAGTCTATCTTGGGACTTACAAACTGTACCACCCTCGATTGCTTACGGTCACTTCCTTCGGCACAGCTGCAGCAGGCAAATTCCAATTCCATGAACACAACCTACCCTAGCCCAGGATATGGGTATGGTGTGTTTAATTATGGACcggttgttgatggaagaTTTATTAGAAAGCTGCCAGATCTGGAGTTTAAGCAGGGCAACTTTTACTCTGTCCCTACCATCGTGGACCACGATGCCTACGAGGGCGTGATGTTCACGAATAGCAGCCAGACAAGCCAGATTGGCGAAACAAAAGATGCACAATATCTGTTTCCGAATGCTGGCCCTTCTTTCTTTAGCCGCCTTTACCAGATATACCCGGCTTCCAAGTTCAATTCAACTTTTTTCCGACGCCAGACTTGGTTTGGCGATTTCATCATTAACT GTCCAACATATTATATGGCATCAGCAATGAGTGATCACAACTATAATTCTTCTGCTGTCTTCAAGCTTATATTCGCAGCTGGAAGTCAATTGCACGGTGCAACAGCTGCGTTTCTCACACCAACGACTGGTGCCTTGGGCCAGGGGAATAACCAAACCATCACAGACGTCATGTCCAGGTACTGGATTAGTTTCGTGGTCACGGGTGACCCAAATCCTCTGCGTTCTCGGCATGCCCCATTTTGGCCATCGTATGGAAGCAGCGGCGCAGGTAACAAGTCAGAGGGAGAGAGCGTGGGCTTCGATGTCCTCTCCATCACATATAAAACCATTGGCGCAGAAAAGGACCCTGATGCTGGGCCGCAGTGTGATTTTTTTAGTTCCCGGGGGCATCAACTTTCAAACTAG
- a CDS encoding NlpC/P60-like cell-wall peptidase (similar to Metarhizium robertsii ARSEF 23 XP_007816827.1) codes for MQFKLLAVALAAALPMVSAYPITGNDVNCRSGPSTSDKVVRTYKKGEDVKLSCQTTGESVSGNNIWDKTQHGCYVSDYYVKTGSSSMVTGPCSGGGGGSGGSSYQGKITRKEIMARGMFWVNKHVPYSMRKTTSDPQGRKYRTDCSGFVSMALHAASPGYSTVTLGQIGKAISYNDIKAGDMIGTLASGTGGAAGHVVLFHSWTDASKKKYNTLECKGTDGCVKWTRSVGWKVGSVVAKPYRYKNVVD; via the coding sequence atgcAGTTCAAGCTTCTTGCTGTCGCCCTCGCCGCGGCCCTCCCCATGGTCAGCGCATACCCCATCACCGGCAACGATGTCAACTGCCGCTCCGGCCCTTCCACCAGCGACAAGGTCGTCCGAACCTACAAGAAGGGTGAGGACGTCAAGCTCAGCTGCCAGACCACCGGCGAGTCCGTCTCCGGCAACAACATCTGGGACAAGACCCAGCACGGCTGCTACGTCTCCGACTACTATGTCAAGACCGGCTCCAGCAGCATGGTCACCGGCCCATGCAgcggtggtggcggtggcagcGGCGGCTCCTCCTACCAGGGCAAGATCACTCGCAAGGAGATCATGGCCCGTGGCATGTTCTGGGTGAACAAGCACGTTCCTTACTCCATGCGCAAGACTACTTCCGATCCTCAGGGCCGCAAGTACCGCACTGACTGCTCTGGTTTCGTCTCCATGGCCCTGCATGCCGCTTCTCCCGGCTACAGCACCGTCACCCTCGGCCAGATCGGCAAGGCCATCTCTTACAACGACATCAAGGCTGGTGATATGATTGGAACTCTTGCCTCTGGCACTGGTGGCGCTGCTGGCCACGTTGTTCTCTTCCACTCCTGGACtgatgcctccaagaagaagtaCAACACACTCGAGTGCAAGGGAACTGACGGCTGTGTTAAGTGGACTCGCTCTGTTGGCTGGAAGGTCGGCTCTGTTGTCGCCAAGCCTTACCGATACAAGAACGTTGTTGACTAA
- a CDS encoding fungal specific transcription factor domain-containing protein (similar to Metarhizium acridum CQMa 102 XP_007813656.1): MPCSNCVKADEICRPSTRVRNRRKYRTKGYLQERLARCEELLQKFSDGIDTGHQTSRATGQFPGDDTDEAYLSEVSSSQDGEHGKREHAYELIDDDGVSRFTDSYIWATLYTELRAMRELVENDEADDSSSVDTESILSSHGLGLIRGGDLSAPSSDKYLPSPTHVFKLWQIFLDRVNPLFKVVHAPTIQPIIIKGATSLTSLPQCHQALILSIYATVTLSLTEKESIDLLDIPRDSAIQAFLGGARAALMQFNFLKNYSMFALQALVLFVHCLQGRCDRHAAYILCGAIVRIALKMGYHRDGEILQLDPYETEMRRRLWWQIMIQDSKYAMLSGVTRSYQPFFWDTKLPSNINDADIFPGCSGTIKGREGPTEMAFVLVLAEIHHFKISIDKSNYGAEFEAAILGEMQPDDETSTARYNATLAALQRQIDSLDKRLQTIERCYIDENAGNHHKAAKAIRQMLRARTADMTLPFYDQPEYGIEIFGPRDVLFKMMVLEIEQRIDEYEFMGKCGFLWFFKPYFQYDILPVITAQLCQRPTGSLVERAWDGIEKLYAYHTDLLDGLQSEHITQGKVVLRAWKVREEGFRQTGQHLQKPQFILRLQELVTKDTETMSNTAPSLSNKDDEIQVAALLQGQYSLPPLQSSERQHHQQQQRMTLPISMEEVFGTAGMNWEIVRHIVNGPDYRPSYAVCDSEFDGI, translated from the exons ATGCCCTGCTCAAACTGCGTTAAG GCAGATGAAATATGCAGGCCTTCTACAAGAGTCCGAAACCGAAGGAAATATCGAACCAAGGGCTACCTCCAGGAGCGGTTAGCACGATGCGAAGAACTTCTACAGAAATTTTCAGACGGCATAGACACAGGACACCAAACCAGCCGGGCAACGGGACAATTTCCAGGTGACGACACCGATGAGGCATACCTTTCGGAGGTATCGTCCTCTCAAGATGGTGAGCACGGCAAGCGGGAGCACGCATATGAGTTGatcgatgatgatggcgtttcCAGATTCACAGATAGCTACATATGGGCTACTCTGTATACAGAA CTACGGGCAATGCGAGAACTTGTTGAAAACGACGAGGCAGACGACTCCAGTAGTGTTGACACTGAGAGTATATTATCAAGTCATGGCTTGGGTCTAATACGAGGCGGCGACCTATCGGCACCTAGCTCTGACAAGTACCTGCCAAGCCCTACACACGTTTTCAAGCTATGGCAAATCTTTCTAGACCGTGTCAACCCATTGTTTAAAGTGGTACATGCACCTACCATCCAGCCCATTATCATTAAAGGCGCGACGAGCTTAACAAGCCTTCCCCAATGCCATCAAGCGTTGATCCTATCTATTTACGCCACTGTAACGCTGTCCTTGACTGAGAAAGAGTCTATTGACCTGCTAGACATACCTCGAGACTCCGCGATTCAGGCTTTTCTAGGAGGTGCGAGGGCAGCTCTAATGCAGTTCAACTTCCTGAAGAACTATAGCATGTTTGCTCTGCAGGCCCTTGTCCTCTTCGTG CATTGTCTTCAAGGACGGTGCGATAGGCATGCGGCTTATATTTTGTGCGGAGCCATTGTTCGAATAGCACTAAAAATGGGCTATCATCGGGACGGTGAAATACTCCAGTTAGATCCGTATGAGACCGAGATGCGTCGCAGACTTTGGTGGCAGATCATGATTCAAGATTCCAAGTACGCCATGCTTTCTGGTGTTACCCGGTCTTATCAGCCGTTTTTCTGGGACACCAAACTGcccagcaacatcaacgacgCAGACATCTTCCCAGGCTGTTCTGGTACGATTAAGGGGCGGGAAGGGCCAACCGAGATGGCATTCGTCTTGGTATTGGCCGAAATACATCACTTCAAAATCTCTATAGATAAAAGCAATTACGGTGCAGAATTTGAGGCGGCCATCCTAGGAGAGATGCAACCAGATGACGAAACATCTACCGCTCGCTACAATGCAACTCTTGCTGCACTTCAAAGACAAATCGACAGCCTGGATAAGAGATTACAAACCATCGAACGATGTTACATAGATGAAAACGCCGGCAATCACCacaaggctgccaaagcTATCCGACAAATGTTGCGTGCTCGAACAGCGGACATGACACTGCCATTTTACGACCAGCCAGAGTACGGTATCGAGATTTTCGGGCCAAGAGATGTCTTGTTCAAAATGATGGTGCTTGAAATTGAGCAAAGGATTGACGAATACGAATTCATGGGCAAATGTGGATTTCTCTGGTTTTTCAAGCCATATTTCCAATATGATATACTCCCTGTCATAACTGCTCAGCTCTGTCAACGACCTACAGGCAGTTTGGTAGAAAGAGCCTGGGATGGTATAGAGAAGCTCTATGCTTATCACACCGATTTACTCGATGGCCTACAAAGCGAGCATATAACCCAGGGCAAGGTAGTTTTGAGAGCTTGGAAAGTACGTGAGGAGGGGTTCAGACAGACCGGGCAGCATTTACAGAAGCCTCAGTTCATCCTACGCTTACAAGAGCTTGTGACAAAGGATACTGAAACAATGAGTAATACTGCGCCATCACTGTCAAATAAGGACGATGAAATCCAAGTCGCGGCGCTACTTCAGGGGCAATATTCACTTCCGCCTCTACAGAGTTCTGAgcggcagcaccaccagcaacaacaaagaATGACGCTGCCCATATCTATGGAAGAGGTGTTTGGCACGGCAGGCATGAACTGGGAAATTGTTAGACACATTGTAAACGGCCCAGATTATCGTCCTTCGTACGCTGTATGTGACAGTGAGTTCGACGGTATCTAA
- a CDS encoding glutathionylspermidine synthase (similar to Colletotrichum gloeosporioides Nara gc5 XP_007277243.1): MRRVEVPPRPNSIKLLKSQGLVYADMPGLTKDQPYWPDDRYYSFTSEEIELIEEAGKDVFGMCCEAAEYLVQNPDVIVNRMAIPAFALQQIKESWHRDPSWGSVYGRFDFSFGGLDHPDPQLRLPKFYEFNADTPTSLVEAACAQWHWLEQTGQGQDQFNSIAERLVEAWKRNLDLIQKKIGHPVKVHFAIGMGDDSGEEVMNLALLMDTCQQAGWLTKSLFMEQIQMHPDGRFHDHEGEHIDVLFKLYPYEFLAEEAAAEAVFKDMNRVGLRDANGKYIGGTVWIEPPYKMLWSNKALFAILWQLFKDDPRSKWLLPTYFESEKPESLTKYARKPIFSREGKGITLVDDGNVLVDASTSEFGKEGFIVQELSVPAKFEDGKGNNMYAVPGLWFVDGESAGMGIREDSGPITSNSSVFTPHSISDGPLQYTPSKVPTLDEIDASLSIYKSLSDGGHTGLPTDIHNLIYHSDFAPDQVVVVETVT; this comes from the coding sequence ATGCGACGCGTCGAGGTTCCACCACGACCCAACTCAATTAAGCTCTTGAAGAGCCAGGGCCTGGTCTACGCTGACATGCCCGGCCTAACAAAAGACCAGCCATATTGGCCGGATGACAGATACTACTCTTTTACCAGTGAAGAAATCGAGCTAATCGAAGAAGCGGGAAAAGATGTCTTTGGCATGTGTTGCGAAGCGGCTGAATATCTAGTCCAAAATCCCGacgtcatcgtcaacaggATGGCAATACCGGCATTTGCGCTCCAGCAAATCAAGGAGTCCTGGCACCGTGACCCATCCTGGGGCAGCGTCTACGGAAGATTTGACTTTTCGTTTGGCGGCCTCGATCATCCGGATCCGCAACTGCGACTTCCCAAATTCTACGAGTTCAACGCGGACACGCCGACATCGCTCGTCGAAGCTGCATGCGCTCAGTGGCACTGGCTCGAGCAGACCGGGCAAGGTCAAGATCAATTCAACTCCATTGCCGAGAGGCTCGTCGAGGCTTGGAAAAGAAACCTTGACTTGATACAGAAAAAGATTGGTCACCCGGTCAAGGTGCATTTTGCCATCGGAATGGGAGACGACTCGGGGGAGGAGGTCATGAACCTAGCATTGCTCATGGACACGTGTCAGCAGGCCGGTTGGCTCACCAAGAGTTTGTTCATGGAGCAGATACAAATGCATCCAGACGGGCGGTTCCACGATCATGAAGGGGAGCATATAGACGTGCTGTTCAAGCTGTATCCCTATGAGTTCCTTGCGgaggaagctgctgccgaGGCCGTGTTTAAGGACATGAACAGAGTTGGACTACGCGATGCTAATGGAAAATACATCGGAGGCACGGTGTGGATTGAACCTCCGTACAAGATGCTCTGGAGCAATAAAGCCTTGTTTGCGATTCTTTGGCAGCTCTTCAAGGACGATCCGCGCAGCAAGTGGTTACTGCCGACGTATTTTGAGAGCGAAAAGCCAGAGTCGCTAACCAAGTACGCTCGAAAGCCTATTTTCTCTCGAGAAGGAAAGGGGATTACACTCGTGGATGACGGCAACGTCCTCGTAGATGCGTCGACAAGCGAGTTTGGCAAGGAAGGGTTCATCGTGCAAGAGCTCTCGGTGCCAGCAAAGTTTGAGGACGGGAAGGGCAACAACATGTACGCTGTGCCTGGTCTTTGGTTTGTAGATGGTGAGTCTGCTGGCATGGGTATCCGCGAGGATTCAGGTCCGATTACGTCGAATTCCTCTGTGTTTACTCCGCACTCCATTTCAGATGGACCGTTGCAGTACACGCCGAGTAAAGTCCCGACCCTTGACGAGATTGACGCGTCGCTGAGCATTTATAAGTCTCTGAGTGACGGAGGGCATACTGGCCTTCCGACTGACATTCACAACCTCATCTACCACTCCGACTTCGCCCCAGATCAGGTTGTAGTAGTTGAAACAGTTACATGA
- a CDS encoding glyoxalase-like domain-containing protein has product MLSHVSIRVTDLEASVKFYITALAPLSFTEMRFPTVIGLGPAKATAPIPELWLRQFAPDAGDGQKAKPTPVHISFCVDDKKLVDEFHAAGILAGGKDNGEPGERPWMKGYYAAYILDFDGNNIEVVCFLDHD; this is encoded by the exons ATGCTCAGTCACGTTTCTATTCGCGTCACCGACCTCGAGGCTTCGGTCAAATTCTATATCACAGCGCTAGCTCCGCTGTCTTTCACCGAAATGCGTTTCCCTACTGTCATCGGACTCGGCCCAGCGAAAGCGACAGCCCCAATTCCCGAACTGTGGCTGCGCCAGTTTGCCCCCGACGCTGGTGATGGTCAGAAGGCCAAGCCAACACCAGTACACATCTCGTTTTGTGTGGATGATAAGAAGTTGGTTGACGAGTTCCATGCTGCTGGTATTCTGGCTGGAGGAAAAGATAATGGAGAGCCGGGAGAGCGGCCCTGGATGAAGGGGTACTATG CAGCGTATATTcttgattttgatggcaacaaTATTGAAGTTGTGTGCTTTTTGGATCACGACTAG
- a CDS encoding phosphorylase (similar to Metarhizium acridum CQMa 102 XP_007813128.1): MTVEGSIRLLGDSEAALGDEIDNCRTLNETDIIEKFDKLVDAGVINYDYTYATESRKIGGLDFEFRISNVLKSKPKDPTIPHITKNGTVALKQRPGSDINTHGSEIGQLGESHFLAFNGFSCYRPHYLLLTLDGNRRQWEPLCIDDFRAVHTFLGCGGDNLVFFNGGVEAGCSRLHKHLQAIPKHSFNGNPWRNVDENADAIPFAYFEQKLKINSTPEATLEVYRAGLDFVERSLGYKTTEQNRAPPHNVIMDGMRMLVIPRRAAGNGVVGANAAGMLGMIWTQSEETMQLWLDAGPHNVLEQGGLPGLI; this comes from the exons ATGACAGTGGAGGGGAGCATCCGGCTACTAGGCGATTCAGAGGCGGCCTTAGGCGATGAGATTGACAACTGCAGGACGTTGAACGAGACAGACATTATAGAGAAATTCGACAAACTCGTTGACGCTGGAGTCATCAACTACGATTACACCTACGCCACTGAGAGTCGCAAGATCGGAGGACTCGAC TTCGAATTTCGCATTTCAAATGTCCTCAAAAGCAAGCCAAAAGACCCAACAATTCCACACATCACTAAAAATGGAACAGTTGCTCTCAAGCAAAGGCCCGGCAGTGACATCAACACACATGGCTCCGAAattggccaacttggcgaGAGCCATTTCCTCGCCTTCAACGGCTTCTCGTGCTACCGTCCGCATTATCTGCTTCTGACGCTTGACGGAAATCGACGCCAATGGGAGCCGCTGTGCATCGACGACTTCAGGGCCGTACATAcctttcttggctgtggcgggGACAATCTTGTCTTTTTCAACGGCGGCGTCGAAGCTGGGTGCAGCAGGTTGCATAAACATCTTCAGGCCATCCCGAAGCATTCGTTTAATGGGAACCCTTGGCGAAACGTAGATGAAAATGCGGACGCAATTCCATTTGCCTACTTTGAGCAGAAGTTGAAGATCAACTCGACACCCGAGGCGACTCTGGAGGTGTACAGGGCAGGCTTGGACTTCGTCGAGCGCAGTCTCGGGTACAAGACTACGGAGCAGAATAGAGCCCCCCCTCACAACGTCATCATGGACGGGATGCGCATGTTGGTCATCCCTCGACGAGCGGCAGGGAATGGTGTGGTTGGAGCGAATGCCGCTGGGATGCTAGGCATGATTTGGACGCAGAGCGAGGAGACGATGCAGCTCTGGCTTGACGCTGGTCCGCACAATGTCCTAGAGCAAGGGGGCTTGCCAGGACTCATCTGA